TCAACATGTAGTTGCGAAACAATTTAATATACCAAGAAagacaataaataataaattaaaccaaaaaaatttgatgagaCCAGGTAAACAGCCTATATTTTCAAGATTTGAAGAAGAGTTTTGCTGCAAATATCAAATGCTGCAGAGCTGCAGTAAACAAGGAAACAATACAAGCATATATCGAAAATTTGAAGGAGATTGTGAAAAACTTACCTGCAGAAAACATATGGAACCTAGATGAAACTAACTTAACTGATGATCCTGGAATAAGAAGAGTGATATGTCGTTGTGGCATTAAGTATCCAGagaaagtttgtattttttcaaagtctAGCACTTTCTTAATGATGTGTGGTAGTGGAGCTGGTGAATTGCTTCCACCATTTGTTTTGTACTAAGCCACTAAAATTTGGAGTACATGGACAGAGGGAGGGCCAAAATATTGTCGCTTTCAAAGTACTAAATCAGGTTGGTTTGATTcatttgcttttaataattggttTGAAAGTCTTATGttgccaaaattaaaaaagttaattagtAAAAAGGTTCTCATTGCTGACAACATATCTACTCACCTTAATGTTACTATATTTCAAAAGTGCagagaagaaaatatttcatttgtatGTTTGCCTCCTAACAGTATGCATCTTACACAACCTTTAGATGTTGCTTTTTTTAGGCCAATGAAAAAAGCATGGAGAAAAATTTTGTTAGAGTGGAAAGGAACTTCAGAAGGTTTATATTTTGGTGTCTTACCTAAGCAGTACTTTCCGTCGCTACTAAAACAAGTCCTTGATTTTCTAGaaccaaatattataaaaatctttaaagtggTTTTCAAAAGTGTGGAATTTACCGTTGTGATGTGCAACCACTGCTTAATAGaatttctaattaaaaagtTGAGGTGTCAGCCATCAGTTTGTCATTTTTGGATGCTCTCAAATTGACAAGAACTTCAATTGTGACAAAACCAAAGTTAGCAAAAAAGAACATACCAGCAGGAAAAAGTCTTTCTCATTTAGAGTTACTTGATATGGAATTAGATGGTTCCAGTAAAACAGAATCATTACCTACCCAGCTTCTTGATAACCATTTATTTTATGACTTGGTGAAACCAATTAACAAGCAGGTTGATgcatttgtaattataataaattgtaaaaatgaatattttcctggaatcataaaatgttttgacaAGAATGGAGCAACAGTAAGTATCATGGTAAAATCCTCATATAATTGGAAATGgcctctgaaaaaaaaaagatttattttatatgtggGATACAATAATTGGAGGAATAAGCCCTCCTAAAATTTTGAGCAAAAGAGGGATCTTCTCAGTGCCAGAATTATTTAATAGTGCGGAATAATGTGAAAACATTGGTATTTTAattcagttattttatttatgagatggcctatttttggattttttatttgttttattttcgatgtttgtttatttaaaagaaaatattacacttatttaataaattgttttgtgAAATTACTGAATATAACCtcataattaaattaactttcagggcttttttttttttatttttatgttatgtcATATAAATcacttattaatattaaaaatagaggAGGATTAGTTTCTCCCTtatatgatgtttttaatattgttaatgtatgtgaaaaaaatttaaaactatttttatgtgGTGATGATGCTCGTAACTTGAAAATTACTTCTGgcaataaaattaaagctgAATTGATATATACTGTTATTCGAACTCTAGTATCATTAGCTCCATTTAAGTCCTTAAATGAACACGATGTTGAAACCTCCATTATATTTGAAGATCTTCACTCTACCCAACATATCAAAAAAGTATGtagcatttattttaatatgagATTTGCTCGGTATGCACAGGTGTACactgaaagtttaaaaaagtctacACTTTTGCTAAgacaacaaacaaataaactCCTTTTGTTTAAAggtttgtaaaaatgtttattaaattaaaaaaaaacatacgaGAATGTTTGATTAATgtttcctaaatttttttctgataagGTACggattaaagttttaaataaaaaagctttgatCTGGGTTAACAAAAATGCCTTGATTGTTCAATAtgtctacttatttaacgatcTGTCACGGAGAAAACAGTCGAATAGGACATTTTACTCTGGAGTAGATTGTCCTACATTGTAGTAAGTTGTCCGCTTTGAATAATGTGTAATTTCATCAGACAAAATAGCTTAAATAAGATTGCGGACGTTTTGAAGTAAGACGAATTAAGAACTTAGAGAGTTTTTAGAGAAAAAGaggttttattttgtataattaaagTTACTTTTAGAAATACTGTCACCGTAGTTCTTATTCGTAAgagtgttattattattagttcctgaatttagttattattattatttaataataatatttactacaataataataatattgtaataattaatttaattaggtttagatggaactagagatgatagctcttTTCAACAGTGATATActgcattaaaataaaacactagTATTTAGCAATTAGGCAAATATGTCGTTTTTTCCCCCGCACTTCAACTCTTTgtaactctctcccatcttcccattttcctgactcatacaacctttaacttttttaagtcaaccgtttccttgctctatagttctattttttttcagtaactcCTAAATTAATAGTGGCTGCTTACAGCCTTGTTGGGTatgaatcagaataaaataaaataaaacttagtatataaaatatactaagtATATTTCAtatactaagtttttttttaatatatattttttttacatatatgttttaaatatatatatatatatatatatatatatatatatatatatatatatatatatatatatatatatatatatatatatatatatatatatatagtttacaaaatttattaaatattttataaggcAAGGTGAATTAATCCAAATGttcaaattagtaaaacaaattgACGAACTAAATTTGCTTAACCAAATTGAATATTTTGATACTAATTGTCAAGCAAGAggtcataaattaaaaatgcataagGAGTCAATAACACAATCagacaaaaaattttcactaaTAGAATTGTAAATGACTGGAGTGTACTAACACAAGAAATCATAGTCTCCAAACGTAAATcgaattaaaaacaacatttataaatactttaaattttaacctCAAATCTCAGATCttatgtattgtttttaatCCTTGTTAACTTTATTGGCTGTTATAAACTGAAATTCAATGTAATTTCAGTTTCAACTCTTATGAGTTACAGCGCCATTTCTATaaattctataataaaatatctattaataattttgattatataaaattttaatatatagttactactaataatagtaattgtaatattattgtattttgataaagaCATGAGTCATATAATAGTATTATgatgttattcttttttttatttttgtatctatatgtatgtttgtgagTTACATTTTCAGTTATGAGTGTCATAAAGTTTTATATCAGATTTAAAATCTAGTAATCATTTTCATTGTACTACAAGTGAGATAATTGTTTGATTTTACAAGTGTAGTTTAGTTTATGATAAATAAGCTAGAAATTTAGGTTAAATAGTAGTATTAGCTTAAAGAGTAGTATTAGTTTAAAATGTAGCATTAACTTAAAAAGTAGTACTAGCTTAAAGAATAGTATTAGTTTAAAGCATTattgttcttcttttttatatttatacttaatttgtctataattttatttatgctggagctttatttgtttatttggatctatttatttttattatttatgcttGGAGTTTgaagaagtttttttgttttaaggttTCAAAGAcatgaagtttttgatttgtttttattattaaataattatatttaaaaaaatgattcttttttattcctttatttcattgattttatctttgccattattttattttagtttgcctactgttgaaatatggttttgaTTTAGTAAACTTCCAtgaatttaagtttactttattaatcattcaCCAACAGTTAAGGAAAAATTGAATTCAACTCAATAAAGGTAggattagttttattttcaggTAACATTGCAAAATATGATTTAACTGTAGTTAGATAATATCTTATTGCTGTTTTGTaccattatttatttacatttatttactcTACTATAATATGTCTGTTGTACTATTTCTTAAACCCCACAAAGTATACGTTATCTAATCAAACAAACATATCATTGTTGTTTATGCCGTTGTGTGTCATTATTGGAACGGTTTATTTAATAGAATAGTGACAAACTAAAGCAGTTTTCAACTGCTTTagcttattattattgttgttaaaaaataaatactgatttttttttaaattataaaattatcttatCATTCCTGTAATTGTTTCAGTTATTTAGttcagttattttattttcatcattgTTATTTgtatcattaatattattagcTGGTATTTACTTAAACATTTCGTAGATGACCTACATtattaggtatttttttttgtcaaaatatataatttggtTGACAAAGTCAACCAGTTTGGTagatgcaatttttaaaaaacacttactttagtttcttaaataaaatggaTTAAGTGAATGATGAAAAAGAAGAACAAGACTTTctcaatgttaatatttactTAACTAAAGGGGTCTATCCCATTAGTTGTATTCCCAATGAAaagagaatatatatttttcaggtTTAGAATGGAAggtaatcaattaaaaaatatgacaaagaAGGGTTTATGGGTTGAGATTATTTTTAGCAAAGAGCagagaaagtaaattatttgtttttgttatagtaAACATCTTACTTACCACCTTAGAAGAACAAGCTCTACAAGATTTCAAAACGTTTTTACTGGCCTggaaatttttgatgaaaatttttctattataatggCAGATCTAAGcagttaaagcaaaaataaaaaatccattttttatttaagataattgttcaaaacttaaaatattatcatgAGTTTACTGTGATTCTGCTACAGTCCCTTAAGTAATTGTAGAAGAGAACaccctgaaaatttcaagttttcattttcaattttatgttttttacaagGTCAAAAAAATAGAGTTCTGTTTAAAacgcatttaaaatatatatattagtaatatatgtGGCAAAAGCTAATTAGGTACtacataaattgaaataaaggTTGCAAAAACAATTAggtactaaataaataatttagtatACTAAAAGTCAGGAAATTGCCGTTGATATAGGCGTTGCTATAGTAGCTGAAGAaacttcactttaaaaaaaatcaattattcttataatattgaacatatatattctaataatataaataaatatatatatatatatatatatatatatatatatatatatatatatatatatatatatatatatatagagagagagagagagagagagagagagagagagagatattcTCAGAGCCGTTACCACCGGGGGAGCCTTGGCCcctccaaaaaatttttaaattataattattagggGATAACATAtacgtaaaacaattttaaaaaattttttatcccCTTCCTCCTTTAAAAGAACCCTAGGGCCCCCCTAATATCAAAATTGTGGTTACGGCTCCGATTCTGAATCTAGAATAAATTTCAAACAaggtaacataaaaaaacaaaattatatttttttactgtttttaacttAAACCTGAAACGAAATATAAAGTTCTAAACATGTCAgtgttgacatttttttaaacttttaaaccgGTAAAAAATGACCTTGTGAACTAAAAAACTTCGGGTTTATTTGTATGAGTTACATGACGCATAATATTACTATgttgattataataatattatgctTAATATATAAAGTGCTAAAGTTTTCTTTATGCCGCAGAATAATGCGCGAGTTCTCAAATCATCGTTTAAACAAACGCTAAAACACATTGGTTGAGTGGTCTGATGTGCGGATTATTTACTTCGGTAAATAATTCGCAAAAAAGTAGGACAGTTTGCTCCTGAGTAAATTGTTTTTCACGGACGGATAGGACAAACTAGAACGTTCTACACCGGAGTAAAATGTCCAACCGGACAACATACTCCACGGACAGTTTTCTCCGTGACAGATCTACTTGTTTAACGTGACTTGGATACGTTAAATAAGTATCCAAAATTAACGCATGCGCAGAATATTATTTTGTCTAATTTAAcgatctacttatttaacgtgACACCGGCGCATTcataaatcaaaaagttttaccATACACACTATGTAACAGATTCACTTTAATAgatttcttaaaacatattttgaattttattttggtatttgtttattttcttattcTTATATTAGCTTTTGGGTGTTGCACCAACCACCATGATGATTGTAACATCCATTTTTGATTCATCTAATGATTATTCATTGTTTGTTTTTCGTTACTTATTTAAGAATAActtggttttatataaaaaaatttatttttaaaaattatacagaaaatattttgcagAAAACGTTActcaattaaaaactaaaattttgaaaaataaacttcaacctaaaaattatgaatatcGCTAAAAACAGCAAACTGAAAGTGAGAGATAAAGATTAACATGACGAAAatgtaaaatgataaaataggtgcgtttatatattatatatgtttattttttattaatgtctaACTTAAAACATTCTAAACTGAAGTCGCATCAAATTTGTCAATAATATCAAGTGTATGATTAATGTATCGATTTGACTTGGTCACACTTTCGTTCATACAAAACGACAATATTTCATCGCTGTATTCTTCAGTTTGTTCGTGATTTAACCAGGCTTCAAGTTGATTAAGAATTCCATCCACTTTCTGTACAGAAATATCGTGATTATTTTCTAATACTGTTTGACGATTTCTACAAATAacgattttttaatgtttttgatcacaatttaaaaagcaattaaaacataaattttttttttttttcaaataaacaaaatgataaaaacaaaaatattaaacataaaaatagttttacattaGAGAGTTGCAGCCATTTTCAAATAAGTAGTCTCTAGCAGATCTGCTAGTACAAGTACAACTCTTCATCATTTTTTGTAGTTCAAACACTTTTCGTCTATACCTGTCTTCAAgcttttgataagcatttgctacCTTCTTTTGCTCCTCTAACTTACGAATTAAATCATCACATTCGTatttatgtttaagttttaagttttccaACTCTAAATTTAACTCCTTTACAGTGTCAAGATGACTTTGAGTAGACTGTGAAACTGACGTAGTCTGCGAAAAAGCGTCTTTTGTAAAAGTGTTCCTGGGTTTATGCTGTGATTCCGATTTAACTGAAGCAAAGGGTAAGGAAATTAGATTTTGGTATTGCTGTTCACGTGATATTAAAACTGATGAGTCTACTATTTTTGATGAAACTAATGATCCACTCatgctttttaaatatgctaTCGAATCGGAACGAGTATAATTGCTGATCGAATTAGTTGCTACTTTTTCGACAGGTTTGTTCAAATTATCACTACTTGAAAAAGCAAGATATCCCTCACCATTTTCTATAGGttgaaaattttcaacattATACTTTTCAAAACCATTACAACCAATAGTTGTGTGCCTTTTCCATGAGTTTTTAGCTTTGTTTTCAGCACTCATATCTCTCATTAGGACAGatgaaaaccttttaaaaccACCTTTATAGGTTGATCGTGCTGAAACACTAGCAATTTTTTCTTCATGGagttttattaaatcttttaaactgatGCTTTGAAGATCAGTAATTGTTGAACGATTTTGAGACTCAACGCTTTCtgactttttatgattttttattatttgatctaCTTCATTTTTGCTTAGCAAATCTTTTAATGTCCTGCTTTCTGTGGTTTGATCATTACCTTTGTCAACAGGAACCACACGAGGAACGCTAAGTTGGTTTAAAGACAGTAATGTATCAGGATCTGTTTTTGTATGTGGTAATTTAAGCCATGCTACAGTCTCCTTATTATATGGCAATGGTGGACGCTCTGGAGGGATGTCACTACATAAAGAACTTTCACTGGCAAAAGTATCATTAACAGGGGAGCTTATTTGTTTAGCAGATTGAGAATCCCATTTTTCTTCACTCTTTTCTGTGTTATAACCGCTCTCctcagttttatttaaaatcttttttggagtactttcttcatttttaaataaatagttttcatttctaaaataaacagGTCGTTTAGGCCAAGAATATGCTTTGACTAAATGTAATTCTGGTGATTTTGGGAAATCAAACAAAGGGGAAGGATTTTCTAGACAttcaatattatcaaatgatgaagttaaaactttattctCATTTTGATCATTATCTGTTTTATGATCAAATTTAGGTGGTTCTTTAAATGGAATTTCGCTAGATTGATTGTGAGATAAATGTTCAAACTTAATTGTAGTAATATCTGCGAGTTGACTATTATTAGccaaagttttaactttatatgAATGATCCCCGGCTGTGAAATTAGATGAATTCATATAAGCATTTGAATTTGCACTGTGATCAATTGGCTGAAAACCAggttttgatgaattttttctCGATAAAACTTCTTTAGAATCAATATGATTGTTTAACTTAGTTAGATGaacagtatttttatataaatcatcATGCAATGTTTGACGGTTTTTCCGAACTTGAGCTTGTCGAAATATATTAGAGCTTTGTTTATTCGATATATGATTTCTTCTAGGAAAAGTATTgcctttatttaaaacagaGCAATTCCTAGGATGTAGTCTTGTGTCAGATTGATCAAGTAAGCCTAACTCATTCACGCAAGACAAACTTTGGGATTGGGTTAAAATAGGATAGGAATATGGTATATATCTTCGACGCCTCATTGTGTTTGgtgaaaatattttagtgtttcgAAAATTATTACTTAGTTTATCTTCATATGAATGTTctagtgtttttttaatgtttgtttcatatttatttgcagtctcattaattaatttgttattagaATATATTGAAGATGAGACGGAATCATCCTCTGAGGGTGGGTAAAGAATAAATTCAGGTTGCTCATTTAACCATTTTTGAATGCGTTCATAGTTTTCACGCTGGAAGTAAGGTGAAATATACAGCCTCTGGTAGGCTGCATGGTCAATTtggctaaaaaaataatagacacaaaattatagattttcgtttgagtaaaaaaaatttcaaaattaaaaaacttaaatgaggTTATTCTATAGCGACAAGAAATTAAGATTAAAAgtacttattaaaaatgtattatccGTCATACCTTAAAATGTGTTatcgtaaattttaatttttaaacaattatctaTCATACCTTAAAAAGAGGGAGTgaaattaaatcttaaaatgttGCTTTGCTGAGCATAATTCAGTTGAACTGAATCATTTTAATTATCCAAAATTACAGAGAAGTTTTAAaccattcaaatttttatatgaagcTATTAATCAAAGTGATATTTTCATATGCAGTGCATGTAtgtaagggatcgtccataaagtacatacGCTCGAACGCGCGTGAggggtctgcaaatggcgtatATGAGATGGGGGGCGGGGGGGGGCGGCAAGGGAGTTCAATTATAGaaggagacactaaattaaaaaaatatcataaaatgttgggcAGGTAagttaaaagcgtaggtacttttagggaggtggaGGGTACTCAAAGAAGCGTATATCAAAATACGGGGTCAAAATAAAAGCGTACGTACCCCTAACATCTTGGTAATAGTTTGGGAAATCTTCCTAAAATTTCTTAAGCCCATATTTTCActcaagaaatttaaaaatatctcttTAAAGATTTGactaaatttatcaattttagaGCAAAAATGAATGCTGTCACCAAAAAAATCCTGGAAATAAGTTTAACTGTATATCaactttaagtttaattgtatatcaACTTTATTTATGCTTTGACTTACATACgtgcagctttttttttaatttttagagaaaAGGTATTTAAACGCCATTAAATACAAACTTTGATATagaatttgtaaatatattatttgatgaCTGCCTGTTTTTTTCTATAGTTTTTACATTCCCAAGGCCAAAGGGTCCACTAGAATCaagaaagttatttattttttttgtatttaatagtTGTTACTACCCAAAACCTACCCACTCAAAAACTACACACTTTGCAAAACTTCTGTTAATTGATTGAGATTGCATTCTGGGATGTCCTGCCTGACCTTTACCACAACGTaaagagtaatttttttaaaaataaataaactttttttttaaacatttcattttTGTAAAGATTAACATTAAGatgttcaataaaaatgaaacaatgggggaaaataaaacaatgggaaaaaatgaaacaatggGGGAAAATGAAACAATAGGggaaaaaacatgtttaaaatcttcttaagaattttttgtaaaacataaaaattattaaattatacaataaatattaatatacaataaattataaataacttgaaaatatataatagaaataataaaaaaaaatagaaataaattaaaaaaataatatatcaattatatgtcactataattattatacaattataaaaattaatatatcataatatatcaATTATGAACAATATATGCAACTATTTTTGCT
This genomic interval from Hydra vulgaris chromosome 01, alternate assembly HydraT2T_AEP contains the following:
- the LOC101239711 gene encoding uncharacterized protein LOC101239711 isoform X2; the encoded protein is MANKIVREDQIDHAAYQRLYISPYFQRENYERIQKWLNEQPEFILYPPSEDDSVSSSIYSNNKLINETANKYETNIKKTLEHSYEDKLSNNFRNTKIFSPNTMRRRRYIPYSYPILTQSQSLSCVNELGLLDQSDTRLHPRNCSVLNKGNTFPRRNHISNKQSSNIFRQAQVRKNRQTLHDDLYKNTVHLTKLNNHIDSKEVLSRKNSSKPGFQPIDHSANSNAYMNSSNFTAGDHSYKVKTLANNSQLADITTIKFEHLSHNQSSEIPFKEPPKFDHKTDNDQNENKVLTSSFDNIECLENPSPLFDFPKSPELHLVKAYSWPKRPVYFRNENYLFKNEESTPKKILNKTEESGYNTEKSEEKWDSQSAKQISSPVNDTFASESSLCSDIPPERPPLPYNKETVAWLKLPHTKTDPDTLLSLNQLSVPRVVPVDKGNDQTTESRTLKDLLSKNEVDQIIKNHKKSESVESQNRSTITDLQSISLKDLIKLHEEKIASVSARSTYKGGFKRFSSVLMRDMSAENKAKNSWKRHTTIGCNGFEKYNVENFQPIENGEGYLAFSSSDNLNKPVEKVATNSISNYTRSDSIAYLKSMSGSLVSSKIVDSSVLISREQQYQNLISLPFASVKSESQHKPRNTFTKDAFSQTTSVSQSTQSHLDTVKELNLELENLKLKHKYECDDLIRKLEEQKKVANAYQKLEDRYRRKVFELQKMMKSCTCTSRSARDYLFENGCNSLINRQTVLENNHDISVQKVDGILNQLEAWLNHEQTEEYSDEILSFCMNESVTKSNRYINHTLDIIDKFDATSV